The following are from one region of the Paenibacillus antri genome:
- a CDS encoding carbohydrate ABC transporter permease, with translation MKQSWGEKAFYGVNYFILSLAALSCLLPLIHLVALSLSSGEAITLGKVGLWPVDPTWEAYRKLIQGTDIMNALRNSLVITVVGTALNMAFTVLAAYPLAKKHFYARRGLTLAIVFTMLFTAGLIPNYMLAKELGLVNTYGALWLPGLVSAYNMLILRSFFENIPEELEEAARIDGCGEWRIIGQIVLPLSLPAIATVSLFYGVNHWNSFFNVLMYINDSTKFNLSVLVQNMIQSQSLLAEMAMLDPEAFTQLTPESIKSAGVLVMVVPMLLVYPFLQKYFVKGALIGSIKG, from the coding sequence ATGAAGCAGTCTTGGGGCGAAAAGGCGTTTTACGGCGTTAATTATTTTATCTTGTCCTTGGCGGCGCTCAGCTGTCTGCTCCCGTTGATCCATCTCGTCGCGCTGAGTCTCAGCAGCGGCGAAGCGATCACGCTCGGGAAGGTCGGGCTCTGGCCCGTCGATCCGACATGGGAAGCATATCGCAAGCTGATTCAAGGGACGGACATCATGAACGCGCTTCGGAACAGTCTTGTGATTACGGTCGTCGGGACGGCGTTGAATATGGCGTTCACGGTGCTGGCGGCGTATCCGCTCGCGAAGAAGCATTTCTACGCGCGGAGGGGGCTGACGCTGGCGATCGTCTTTACGATGCTGTTCACGGCCGGGCTCATTCCGAATTATATGCTCGCCAAGGAGCTGGGCCTCGTCAATACGTACGGCGCGTTGTGGCTGCCCGGTCTCGTCAGCGCCTACAATATGCTGATTTTGCGGTCGTTCTTCGAGAACATCCCGGAAGAGCTCGAGGAGGCCGCGCGCATCGACGGCTGCGGGGAATGGCGGATTATCGGGCAAATCGTGCTTCCGCTGTCGTTGCCGGCGATCGCGACCGTCTCGCTGTTCTACGGCGTCAATCACTGGAATTCGTTCTTCAACGTCTTGATGTACATCAACGATTCGACAAAATTCAACTTGTCCGTGCTCGTGCAAAACATGATTCAAAGCCAATCGCTGCTCGCGGAGATGGCGATGCTCGATCCGGAAGCGTTCACGCAGCTTACACCGGAGTCGATCAAGTCGGCGGGCGTCCTCGTGATGGTCGTTCCGATGCTGCTTGTCTATCCGTTCTTGCAGAAGTATTTCGTTAAGGGTGCGCTCATCGGCTCGATC
- a CDS encoding ABC transporter permease, whose translation MGKASADGGAVLRNGSLLRRRRWNQNKPLLVMFLPVAAFFLLFKYAPMLGLAIAFKDYNFADGIWGSPWVGFANYEYLFNNPKTLNIIRNTLVLSALTVFVGFPFPVVLAILLNEVRRAWFKKWVQTLVFLPHFLNWVIVGGLVLMVFALESGFVNNALHALTGQKFPFLFHETSWIAIFVGSGIWKGAGWAAIIYLAALTSIDPSLYEAANMDGANKWKQLWNITIPGIQPTIVLMFILNIGNVMDVGFDQVYVLQNPVVVNVGEVISTWNFKVGLGAGQFSNATAMGLFESLIGLVLVLTVNQIARKFGRGLW comes from the coding sequence ATGGGGAAAGCTTCCGCGGACGGGGGCGCCGTACTTCGGAACGGGTCGCTGCTTCGCAGAAGAAGATGGAATCAGAATAAGCCGCTCCTCGTGATGTTCCTGCCGGTAGCCGCATTCTTCCTACTGTTCAAGTACGCGCCGATGCTGGGCCTTGCGATCGCGTTCAAGGACTACAACTTCGCGGACGGCATCTGGGGAAGTCCCTGGGTCGGCTTCGCGAATTACGAGTATCTGTTCAACAATCCGAAGACGCTCAACATTATACGCAATACCTTGGTGCTCAGCGCGCTGACGGTGTTCGTCGGCTTCCCGTTCCCGGTCGTGCTGGCGATTCTCCTGAACGAGGTGCGGAGGGCGTGGTTCAAGAAGTGGGTGCAGACGTTGGTGTTTCTGCCTCACTTCCTGAATTGGGTCATCGTCGGCGGACTGGTGCTGATGGTGTTCGCCTTGGAGAGCGGCTTCGTCAACAATGCGTTGCATGCGTTGACCGGCCAGAAGTTCCCGTTCTTGTTCCACGAGACGTCATGGATCGCGATCTTCGTCGGCTCCGGCATCTGGAAGGGGGCCGGATGGGCGGCGATCATCTACCTGGCGGCGCTGACTTCGATCGACCCGAGTCTCTACGAAGCGGCGAATATGGACGGCGCGAACAAGTGGAAGCAGCTCTGGAACATTACGATTCCGGGCATTCAGCCGACGATCGTGTTGATGTTTATTCTGAACATCGGCAACGTTATGGATGTGGGCTTCGATCAGGTATACGTACTGCAAAATCCGGTCGTCGTCAACGTCGGCGAGGTGATCAGTACGTGGAACTTCAAGGTCGGCCTCGGCGCGGGGCAATTCAGCAACGCGACGGCCATGGGGCTGTTCGAATCGCTGATCGGACTCGTCCTGGTGCTGACCGTGAACCAAATCGCACGGAAATTCGGTAGAGGCTTATGGTAA
- a CDS encoding helix-turn-helix transcriptional regulator codes for MEKNWYNRLLLSYIPIFIIVSLVLIIIFLLGAAEMTRKETVRANEVFSGQATQSLEYSLRAINEMMNREIISNGFTPFFTKSGNPYIAANEVSRKLNEIKLSNPLIDSLYLYRHQDGVVLGHQSMQTADQFADRAFLTQMLEQPGRTGWSDPRTLGTEGKVVVSLTRTVPLLTGEHGLMVVNVSQRALRDFLRGMIGNEFSFIHLYDSSGTLWFGTESEDLEAVSASVGREISDVESGYTGWSIRSGMLGGSPFRAFAELSDVWIVAIMATLAVGLAWLILVSRRHYRPVVSLVKRIRDLSSPETAPEETPPAKDEFTLIESALSKIVQQSAEYRKQQEADIVYKRRHFFHELMEGGRTIDMEEWRKELRRFGMDPAFDEAAVGLLEIDKYAAFERSYSGNGKELLRYALTNVIVEIAAMRSVQAWPEWISSQQLGLLFRSKRDGSEQDFEDWLRELCEHMVRWTADNLKFSVTLSIGSRTTSLSELHLSYDDALEAMKYKSVLGNGRVIGQQDIRSRSEGEVYKGLQMVRGIAQSYRMGEELWAEQLKQMFDDFRSRIISKDDLINVMNYLIYHLFREMMELPGEIQDIWKDEVVPALNEALERFETVDELYEDVRRLLEENAQKLKLLREGKSNHHVIQEVRKFIEEQASNPNLSLSLIGERFQMSNSYVSRLFKDEFGENFVDYVAKVRIEHAKRLLRDTGESIHHIATTIGYTNYMTFNRVFKKVTATTPSEYRSRHQAT; via the coding sequence ATGGAGAAGAATTGGTATAATCGACTGCTGCTATCATATATTCCCATTTTCATCATCGTTTCCTTGGTGCTTATCATTATATTCCTTCTCGGCGCGGCGGAGATGACGAGGAAGGAGACGGTCCGGGCGAACGAGGTGTTCTCGGGCCAAGCGACCCAATCGTTGGAGTATTCGCTTCGCGCCATCAACGAGATGATGAATCGGGAAATTATATCCAACGGGTTTACTCCGTTCTTTACGAAATCGGGCAATCCGTATATCGCGGCGAACGAGGTATCCCGCAAGCTGAACGAAATCAAGCTGTCCAATCCGCTGATCGATTCGCTCTACCTGTACCGTCATCAGGACGGGGTCGTCCTGGGGCACCAGTCGATGCAGACGGCGGACCAGTTCGCGGATCGGGCGTTCCTGACGCAGATGCTCGAGCAGCCCGGCAGGACGGGTTGGTCCGACCCAAGAACGCTGGGGACGGAAGGGAAGGTCGTCGTCAGCTTGACGCGCACGGTACCGCTCTTGACCGGCGAGCACGGGCTGATGGTCGTGAACGTATCGCAGCGCGCGTTACGGGATTTCCTTCGAGGCATGATCGGCAACGAATTCAGCTTCATCCACCTCTACGACAGCAGTGGGACGCTATGGTTCGGCACGGAAAGCGAGGACCTCGAGGCGGTGTCCGCGAGCGTCGGCCGCGAGATCTCCGATGTCGAGTCCGGCTACACGGGCTGGAGCATCCGGAGCGGGATGCTCGGCGGGTCGCCGTTCCGGGCGTTCGCGGAGCTGTCCGATGTGTGGATCGTAGCGATCATGGCGACGCTCGCGGTCGGGCTGGCATGGCTGATCCTCGTGTCCCGGCGTCACTATCGCCCGGTCGTCAGCCTGGTGAAGCGGATTCGAGATCTATCGAGCCCGGAGACCGCCCCGGAGGAGACGCCGCCGGCCAAAGACGAGTTTACGCTCATCGAGTCCGCGCTCAGCAAGATCGTGCAGCAGTCGGCGGAATACCGGAAGCAGCAAGAGGCGGATATCGTGTACAAGCGCCGTCATTTCTTCCACGAGCTGATGGAGGGCGGCCGAACGATCGACATGGAGGAATGGCGGAAGGAGCTGCGGCGGTTCGGCATGGATCCCGCCTTCGACGAAGCGGCCGTCGGACTGCTGGAGATCGACAAATACGCCGCCTTCGAGCGGTCGTACTCCGGCAACGGCAAGGAGCTGCTTCGGTACGCGCTCACGAACGTGATCGTCGAGATCGCCGCGATGCGATCCGTGCAGGCGTGGCCGGAGTGGATATCCAGTCAGCAGCTGGGCTTGCTCTTCCGATCGAAGCGAGACGGCTCGGAGCAAGACTTCGAGGACTGGCTGCGAGAGCTGTGCGAGCATATGGTTCGATGGACGGCGGACAACCTGAAATTTTCGGTAACGCTCTCGATCGGAAGCCGGACGACATCGTTATCGGAGCTGCACCTCAGTTACGACGACGCCTTGGAAGCCATGAAATACAAATCCGTGTTGGGGAACGGGCGGGTCATCGGCCAGCAGGATATTCGTTCGAGGTCGGAGGGCGAAGTGTATAAGGGGCTTCAGATGGTTCGGGGCATCGCGCAGTCGTACCGAATGGGGGAGGAGCTCTGGGCGGAGCAGCTGAAGCAGATGTTCGACGACTTCCGCAGCCGCATCATCTCGAAGGACGACCTGATCAATGTCATGAACTACTTGATCTACCACCTGTTCCGGGAGATGATGGAGCTTCCGGGCGAGATCCAAGACATCTGGAAGGATGAAGTCGTTCCCGCGTTGAACGAGGCGTTGGAGCGGTTCGAAACGGTGGACGAGCTGTACGAAGACGTGCGCCGGCTGTTAGAGGAGAACGCTCAGAAGCTAAAGCTGCTGCGGGAGGGCAAGAGCAACCACCATGTCATTCAAGAGGTCCGAAAGTTTATCGAGGAGCAGGCGAGCAACCCGAATTTGTCGCTTTCGCTGATCGGTGAACGGTTCCAGATGAGCAACAGCTATGTCAGTCGATTGTTTAAGGACGAATTCGGGGAAAATTTCGTCGATTACGTCGCGAAGGTTCGCATCGAGCATGCGAAGCGATTGCTCCGGGACACCGGAGAATCGATTCACCATATCGCGACGACGATCGGATATACGAACTATATGACGTTCAATCGGGTATTCAAGAAGGTGACGGCGACGACGCCGAGCGAATACCGAAGTCGCCACCAAGCGACGTGA